In Trichoplusia ni isolate ovarian cell line Hi5 chromosome 17, tn1, whole genome shotgun sequence, the DNA window ATCTACTAATCAACAGTCTGCATACATTTTTGATGTAACTGTCTTACCAACAGGTTTATATTGATTTAAAGACAATAATGTAGTTATTAGACATGGCCGCTTAATAACCGGTGCATCAATGCAATGTAATTCttttctgcaaaaaaaatcgTAGAACACTCACCGTTGCTTTGGTAACCAAGAAAACGGCATCTCCAGACACGACGCTCACGTCAGGATCCATCTTCATGATATTCTTGATCCTTGCTATTGGCAGCCGCGTGGAGCGCACCACCTCGCTCTTACTCTGCGGCTGCGGCTTCTTCTCGTCAACGGCCGGCTCTTCAGAATTCAACACCTCAGAATCAGTGATAGTGTTCAAAATATCTGAGTCAGTTTCCGTAATTTCTGTTAACTGGTGGTCCGCCTCAAGGTAGTGGTCTGTATCGTCGATTATGTCTGATATGTCTACGTCGTCGTAATGCTCATCGTCTGCCATATTtgtgtaaatttattattttttctttttataatagaagctcttaaataaagtattgagtatttggcgggctgtttatttttatttcgcaaTTTTGACATTGACAGTTGTCGGTGACAGTTTTTGTGAGTTCAGAAATTGTGAAAAGatgtattagaaaatatttcaataaaattctcAAACATTTTACCACGCTTTTAATAGTACAGTACTCAAaatcaattgtaaaaaaaacagtgggagtcgtttaaaaaaaaaacatatttcatggCTTAAAATCTCTGAAACTAAGAGAACGCATTTATacgtatgtttgttttgttggtcTCGATATTTCTGATAAACATCAAGATTTTAAACCTACCTTTTGACTATAAACTATAACTGggttttataaacttatttagcTTATTCTCTTGATCAATCAACTCGGCCCATTgtcagtgccgtattatccataaggcactttaggccagtacctaggggcccactatgaccagggggcCCCAGGGGCCTACCACTTGAACTACAGCACTACAGCACTAACTTGAACCAAAGGGGCCCCCAGTCccttgttgcctcggggcccctgggcccctagatccggccctgccCATTGTCGCCAAAGACTTCCGTGAAGTGTGCACTACAACTGTCTACAACACCCGGTGCTCCGACTTCCGCATCCAGCAGGTATACTTTTTCTGAGTTCCGACAACtgacaagtagtcagaagcttgaaaggcTGACCACAGTCTAAAAAAGGGgcatcgtgttgcctaggtaactgggttaaggaggtcagataggcagccgctccttgtaaaacactggtacttaactaaAACCGGTTAGAcgggaagccgactccaacatagttgggaaaaggctaggccgatgatgaatgtAGACGATGACGTTCCATCCGAGTCCAAAAAAGGAGGATCTTATGACTTCCTCTGTTCAACCTCTGTTCAGTAACATTATGCCGATTTTTTTGAATCACATTTACACCAAAACTCACTCTTAACTTTATTACACAATCGCTGCcttaatgtaaaacaaatgtaaCGGAAGTCGACGAtccacataatatttttacagcaATGGAAACAAACGAAAAGACAAGTATAGTGTTCAGCCAAATATTTTGATCTGATTCACAAAATATTTGCATTAGCGCTTTATAAGGAACTGTCGCAGACGCACGCGATTACTCGTAGTACTGCCAGTTGTATAAGCATAAGTACGCTGGGTATAAAGTAATTGGGAACAAGATTCGTGAGTGCATTACGCTGAATAATCTCGATCCGAAAGCGCGTTTggtgttttttttcgtttaatatGGTCACAGTAATTTTGAGCCAAAAGAACAGTTAGATTGCATATTTGTTGTGCTCTGAATTCGACTACATACTTTTATGTAGCAGGTAATTGATGGAAATTATGAAACACTGCAAAATTTACTTACAATTTTTTGGATCCTGAAACTCCTTAAGATATTCAGACGATGTCAGTCCTTTTTTATAGAAAGCTATGAGAAAATTTTGTCTCGGTACGTAATTTTCTTCACTACGTTGTGTTATAATAAACATGTACTGTTTTATGTCACAGCCGGTAAACTCAGTTTAATTCAAAATGCGGGCAGCGTTGTTACTGGTGGTTGCCGTTCTGGTGGGGACCGTGGTGAGCGTGGACGTGTGGTGGGAGTCGGCCGTCGTCTACCAGATATACCCGCGCTCCTTCAAGGACAGCAACGGGGATGGGATCGGAGATCTTAACGGTGAGTAAGCTTCGATCTTCCACAGTTATTCCTGTCAACTGTAGGCTCAATGACCGCCAAAATACTCGAATACCATTTCATAAGAAGTTGAGTAACTTTACTCGTATCATCGTGGGTCTGATCTTATCCGTATAATATGTTTGTGTCGACATCGGTCTGTATGcttcaaatgtttataaaacaggCATTTGTCACTGCTCCAATGTTACGGAACCTGTCTTTACCAGTCCCAAACAAATGAGACTCTCGTGCCATAAACGTATCGTGCCTTAATTTAAACAGAATCTAAGGATTCCTGAGGGTTTCTAAATTACATTAAACAGAGATGATAGAACTTTTGTTGAAATCACAAGCATTTTGTCTGCTCATGAAATATACGTAACGCGTCGATCAGCCTTTGAGATTTACATGGTGTCTTTTGCTACTCGGAGACTCATTAAGCAGTGTTCTCTTGCAATCTGCAGTCTTGCAGACTGAATAAGCAAAATGTTGCCGACTGGAAGTATCTGGGTATAAATAAACACCAATGCAATAGAACCAGCTAAGTATTACTGTACCAACTGGGACACGAATCcttgaatttaatgaaattgaaactgaaatacaatttacaacgtGATTGCATATTGTGACATTAACAGTCGTTATCAGTTGTTTGTTTCTGTAAGGTGATGGAGAGGTAAGGGCCGGttacattattatgaatatCTGTACCGCCATCTCTGAAGGTGAGACTTATGATTTCTGGAACCGTGTCCATTGTAATATACGACAGAACAGCGGTATCTCTTGTGCGAAACTGTCACGGTTTTACATCAGAAGGTGGTGACAGAATGAGGTATATTTCTCACTTGTTTACCGTCTTTGTCtgatttttaatatctataacACTCTATTTTCTTCGTTGTCGAAGAAGTATGCCGTAAGTATTACGATTCCAACTGCAATTTAATTACTGGCTTAATTGAATAACTGATTTTGCCAAAACTGCCAAGATTGTTAGCAGACTTCATCGTTATTTTTGCGAATACTTTGAAATGTTTCCATTTTAAAGGCTACTTTGTAGGATCCAAaagaatatgtttatttttgccaGGTATAACGCAGAAGCTGGCGTATCTTAAAGAGACGGGTGTGGATGCGATATGGCTGTCTCCGATCTTCCTCTCCCCGATGTATGACTTCGGCTACGACATCACTGACTACAGGAAGATAGCCCCGGAGTACGGGACCATGGACGACTTCGATGCCCTCATGTCTAAAGCCAAACAATTAGGTAATTCATTTGTCACagtttcatataattattacaaaattgacGTGGTGAGTATGCAAACCTCTGTATATAGTTAAGATTCTTGGTTTCGtcgttttttataaatcaattatttttgtatctctGTTTACTAATTATGACAGATGAGACATTCTGCCTGGTCTATCCTATAATTGCTATATATTATAAGAAACAATTGTATTCTGCCTAAACTGGCGATAGGATTCAAGCAAGCAGAATTCTATTACACAGTGGTTAAACAAATTGCAAATACGCGACTTGAGACCAAGATAAACAAACAGCGATTACAGTTGACGATAAAATTGTCACAACATAATGCCTTCCGGTGTTGGCCGAGAAGCTAAACAATAGAAAAACGAACCTTTTATAATAAGTACTTAACTACATAACAATGTTATCACATATAAACTAGTCATCTTCATGAAAAGTCAAGGACAAATTGATACCAAAGTTATCTAGGATAGACCGTTTTGTATGATGATAGGAGGATCTTGTCTATTTTAGTAATAATGGCTCTCATTagtaaatgtttttgataaCGCTGACTTGAATGAtgccttcttttgttttacattttgctTGAGGTCGTCTTTTATTTCCTATCCTTCTCACAGACTGATATCATTAATTATGATTACCATATACTAAATCATATCTAAtaatagaaatagttttaaaattatatgtttggTGTGTTCAGGAATTCGTGTGATCCTGGACTACGTGCCGAACCACACGAGTAATGAGAGCGAGTGGTTCGTGAAGTCTGCCCAGAAGGACCCCAACTACAGCGACTACTATATCTGGGCTGATGGGAAAACAGACCCCGAGGATCCAAGGAAACTGTTACCGCCTAGTAACTGGGTAAGTTCCGAAAGCCAGTAAAAGTAGTAGTAAAATTTTCTCAAAGTTACGTAcgtattaacttttaaaagttacattaattttatactcaTATGGCTAAGTATCAAACGCACTGGTTAAGCTACGGTGATACGGTCGGATCatggatgggtgatcatctatgTCATAGAGAGTTCCTATGTGTTTCGGAAGGAATCTTAAATTAATTGgtctgtaatttataaatacatcttTGAAATTCGTCActggtagttagaagctagaaattcTGACAACCTGTAGACAACCTTAGTAAGCTCCTTAGCTTAACCTGAAGTTGTAATGGTTTGACGgattaaagttattatttggCC includes these proteins:
- the LOC113502339 gene encoding DNA polymerase epsilon subunit 4; this encodes MADDEHYDDVDISDIIDDTDHYLEADHQLTEITETDSDILNTITDSEVLNSEEPAVDEKKPQPQSKSEVVRSTRLPIARIKNIMKMDPDVSVVSGDAVFLVTKATELFLETIAKETYAYTSSNKRKIIAKKDLDLIINKVDCLCFLEGAMDF